From Salvelinus namaycush isolate Seneca chromosome 27, SaNama_1.0, whole genome shotgun sequence, the proteins below share one genomic window:
- the LOC120022135 gene encoding cbp/p300-interacting transactivator 3-like, with product MADHMMMPMSHGPATALHGYRMGGMGGPPQHAVPQPGLRTLPNGQVMHYGRVPQTSMEAAMRQRPGLGMVGPAGMSGQVNGQVNGAQMGGHHHQMNQMMYNQQHQQQQPHQQQQQHHHMQQQHPQSQPQHPQQQYHPSGLTSQQLMASMHLQKLNTQYHGHPLGPVQGHHLANGAQYRVGPGQLASMQHMGQGGPGMVLGQNMDIDLIDEEVLTALVLELGLDRVQELPELFLCQNEFDFIPDFVNMKQQPSTVSC from the coding sequence ATGGCAGACCACATGATGATGCCCATGTCCCACGGCCCTGCGACGGCCCTCCACGGCTACAGGATGGGGGGAATGGGTGGCCCTCCACAGCACGCCGTGCCGCAACCCGGCCTTCGCACTCTTCCCAACGGCCAGGTCATGCACTACGGCCGGGTGCCGCAGACCTCCATGGAGGCCGCCATGAGGCAGCGGCCCGGTCTGGGGATGGTGGGGCCGGCTGGGATGAGCGGTCAGGTGAATGGCCAGGTCAACGGAGCACAGATGGGAGGACACCACCACCAGATGAACCAGATGATGTATAACCAACAgcatcaacaacaacagccacatcagcaacaacagcagcaccACCACATGCAGCAGCAGCACCCCCAGTCTCAACCCCAGCACCCCCAGCAACAGTACCACCCCAGTGGGCTCACCTCCCAGCAGCTCATGGCCTCCATGCACCTCCAGAAACTCAACACCCAGTACCACGGACATCCACTGGGGCCGGTCCAGGGCCATCACCTGGCCAACGGGGCCCAGTACAGAGTAGGGCCAGGCCAGCTGGCCAGCATGCAGCACATGGGTCAGGGTGGGCCAGGTATGGTGCTGGGACAGAATATGGACATAGACCTGATAGATGAGGAGGTTCTGACAGCGCTGGTGTTGGAGCTGGGTCTGGACCGGGTTCAGGAGCTCCCAGAACTGTTCCTGTGTCAGAACGAGTTTGACTTCATCCCTGACTTTGTTAATATGAAACAGCAGCCGAGCACCGTGAGCTGCTGA